The Aestuariibaculum lutulentum genome segment ATATTTGGATGTTTGGAATCTCCTTTATCAGAAATAGTAACCTCGGAATGAATAGTATCTCCAATATGAACAGGCTTAACAAATCGCATACGGTCATAACCTTTTGAAAAAGCCTCAGGGTTTATTTCTGAAGCTGTTAAACCAATACCAATACTAAAAATCATGGTTCCATGCGCAATACGTTGACCAAAAGGTTGAGTTCTACACCATTCTTCATCCATATGATGCGGAAAAAAATCTCCAGTATGACCGGCATGTACCACAAAATCGGTTTCCGTAATCGTTCTGCCCAAAGTAATACGTTTATCGTTTAATTGATAATCTTCAAAAAATGTTGATTTAAAATACATTGTAATTTATAATAGTAAGTTTATTTATATTTTTTATTTTAATCTATTTGATTTAATGGCACGCCACCTTCATTATTACTTTGATAACAAGCTTCCACCACTTTCATTGTGCCTAAAACATCCTGAACACTTGTATGCAATACGTCATCAGAACCTTCTTTAAATCGCATTAAATTAGACATGGTCCCAACAAAAGCTTCCGGAAACCAGGATCCTTCTAAATCAAGTGTTTTCCATTCATTAGGGTTTCTTTCTTCTGTTATGATATAGTGAAACTCATCCGGCAATCCATCAGGATAATTCTTTAACAGTCCCATTTTTGCCTTAATAGCACCTTTTGTTCCTTCCCATTTTATATAGCTTTCCTGATGATCTGTTCCAAAATCATGATCATGATCGGTATTTATTTTAACACTCATGGTATCTCCATAATCTAAAATAATAGTTGATCGACATGAAGATAAATCCTTTAAAGGGTGTTTCCATGTTCTTGCCATAACACGCTTAGGTTCTCCTAAAAACGAACGAATACAGTCTATATAATGAACACTATGAAATAAAATTTCTAAACGTGGGTGTTGTTTTATAACCGGAAATAATTCCCAAGGTGTTTGCACTGTTATTTTAAACTCTAAATCATACAAATCGCCAATTAGCCCCTGATCGATAATGCTTCTTGCTGCGCTAACAAATGAAGCAAAACGTAACTGAAAATTTATAGCGGCAACCAATTTTTTTCGTTCACAAACCTCTACGATCTCTTTGGCTTGTTTGTAATCGTTACCCATTGGCTTTTGAATCAAAACAGCAGCCCCATCGGGTAATTGTTCTAAAATTTCAACATACTGGTCTGGAAGGACTGTGATATCATAAACCGCATTTTTGGGCGCATGTTTAACACAATCAGCTACCGTATCAAAAACATGTTCTATACCATGATCTTCAGCCATTGTATGAGCTTTAGAAATCGTTCTATTGGTTATACCGAATACTTTAAAACCGGCCATCTTATAAGCCGGCAAATGTGCATCTTTAACAATACCACTAGCTCCAATTATAACAATAGGCTGTTCTGTTTCTGGCAATAATGGTTTATAGGTAACATTCATTCTTTAGTAATTTCGTTAATCTTTTTTTGTGTTTCTTCTAATAATAATTTTGATGCGGTGTTTTCATTAATAGCCTTAAGAACCATTTGATCTATAAGTTCTGCTACCTTAGGCCAAATAGGGGTCTGAGGTAATGTTAATGCATTTTCATGCAACATTCCCAATTTATGATAATAAGGTATGATTTTATTGATATCAGAATCATTCCAAGTTGATTTTCTACAACCAATACCTCCTTCATTGGTTAATAATTTATCACTTTCAACGGAGGTTGCAAACCGAAGAAAATCATAGGCTAATTTTTTATTATTACTTCCCGTGCCAATCGTATATAGCCAATAGACATTTAAGGATGCTGAACTATAATTACTATCATGTGGTAATTCGGTAATATCAACTTTACCTTTAACTTTCGATTCTTTTATAACCTCGCACATCGAGGCAAATCCAAACCAATTGATAGCCATTGCGGCTTCTCCTTTAGCGAAAGCCATTCCTGCTTCTACCGAACCAAATTCTTTTGATTTAGGATGCGTTGTTGTCTCATTGTTAACAATTGCTCTATAAAAATCTAAAGCCTTAATAGCTTCTGGTTGATTGATATTTATCTTATTTTCGTCACCTACAAGCGCCCCTCCTCTTGTCCATAACTGCAAACAGAAATCAAACACCATATTGTGTCCATCTGGGTAATTTGCAAAAACACAACCATACAGATTTTCCTCTGGTCGATTGAAAAATTGAGCCATTTGCACAAACTGATGCCAAGTTTTTGGTGGCTTTAAATCATATCCATACTGCTTTTTAAATTCCTTTTGCTCAGCTTCATTTTGAAACAAATCTCTTCTAAAAATCAAACATTCAGGACCATCATGAAACGGAAGCCCATAGACACCTTCATTTATTTGCTGAAGATGTAATAAAGACTCATGCCATCCTTCCGGAAAATTATCTGGAGCTTGCTCCTTTATAAACGCTGACAAGTTTTCAACAGCACCAGCATTAACGGCATCAAAAATCCAATCGGTATTAAGATGGGCTATATCCCAACTGCCATTTTGTAATCCGTTTTTTGTTAATGTTTCATCATATAAATCATGAAGCTCTAACGGAATCATTTCAGCCTCTATTTTAATATTACGAGATTTACAAAACCTATCCCATAGTTTTTGTAATGTCGTTTCAAAAGGCTCAAATTTCCGAACAGCTATCCTTATTTTATCCATTACCTATGAATTCTTTTAAAATTTTATCGGTGTGCTCACCTAATTTAGGCGACCCTTTATCTGACTTTAAAAGCTCTCCATCAATTTTTATCGGACACCGCGTTGTATCATAAGAATACCCATCTCCCATGGTTACTTTCTGTACAAAATCCAAGACTTTAAATCCATCTTCTTCAAACAATTCCTGATAGTTCAAAACACCAGCACACCAGATATCCGCAGGCTCTAAAATGTTCAACCAATACGATGTATTCTGTGTTTCTAAATGATTCGCTAAAACCGTTTTAATCTCATCTCTAAGGCTAAATTTATTTTCCGGAAATTGTAATAGAGCTTCACAGCTTAAAAGCTCAGCCAAAACAGGAATAGATCCCATAGCCAAAGCCAAATAGCCATTCTTTGTTTTGTAAATACCATAAGGCGCCCCTAAATACGCATGTGCATTATTACTTTTTGTTCTTTCCGGCAACTCGCCTCCGTCATTAAAATATGTTGTAATGGTTTCGAACTGAAAATCGATAGCAGATTCCAACATACTCACCTGCACTAAGGCTCCCGTGTTTTGAATGGCTTTCTTGTATAATGCAGCTAAAATACCTTGAGCCAAATGGGCTCCGGCTAACATATCTACAATAGATAAACCCATAGGAACGGGACCATCATCGGCATTTCCTGTTAACCATGTAAGTGCGGTTAATGACTGTAATAATAAATCCTGACCGGGATTACCAACCAACTCCGGGTGCAACCCATAGCCTGAAATCTCGGCATAAACCACATTAGGATTTAGTACTTTCACATCATCATAACTTAAACCTATACGTTCCATAACGCCAGGTCTAAAATTATGCATAACCACATCAGCTTTAGTGATTAACGTTTTTATATGGTTTAAATCTTCAGGATGTTTTAAATCAGCCGCAAAGGATTCTTTATTTCTATTTATCGTATGAAAAATGGATGATTCTCCATTCATAATCAAATCTGAAGTATACATACTTCGACAGATATCACCAGTAAGTGGTTTTTCTACTTTAATAACCCGAGCCCCCATATCTGCCAATCGCAAACTAGCTGATGGGCCTGATAAAAACTGGCTAAAGTCTATTATTAAATAATCTTCTAACGGCTTCATTTAATTATTTAAAAATTGGTTACAAATCGCTTCATTATCTTCACCTACTTTAGGTGCTGCTTTTGCAGATGTAAATATGTGTCCATCAATTTGAATAGGACTCCTTGTGGTTATCAGTGTTTCTCCTTCTGCATTTTTCACTTCCTGTTTCAATTTAAGTTCTCCCATAAAGGCCTTATTGTTCAACTGATTATAATCTAATACTTTTTCACACCACAGTCCATTACTTCTTAAGATCTCAATCCAATAACCTGAATCTTTTGTTATTATTTTTTCACTTAAAATTTCTCGAATAGCCGCTCGTTCTTTAAACCAGGTTTTCTTTTCGGCATATTCACCTAAATCGACATCTAAAACCTTTGCCATAAAATTCAAATCTCCCATTGCTAAAGCCAAATAGCCATCCTGAGTTTCATAGATACCGTATGGCGCACTTAAAAAGGCATGTGCACTACCTCGAACATTTCCGCGATCGGCCAAAACACCTCCATTATTTAAAAAGATTGTTAGTGCTTCAAACTGAACATCTAAAATAGACTCCAACAAACTCACCTCTACCAAAACTCCTTTCCCGGTTTTAGCTCGCTTAAGTAATGCCGCTAAAATCCCTTGAACAAAATGATTTCCACACATTAAATCGGCTACAGCTAATCCAAATGGCACAGGCCCTTGCATACTTTTTCCACTCAACCAAGTTAAACCTGAAAGCGATTGCACCAATAAATCTTGTCCCGGTTTATTAGCCCACGGCCCCTTATCTCCATAGCCAGTAATAACACCATAAATAATTTTAGGATTAATAGCGAGAACATCTTGAAATGTTAAACCAATTTTATCCATAACTCCAGGTCTAAAATTATGGGTGATAATATCTGATTTTGCTATTAACTTTTTAACCTGTTCTAAATCTTCTGAATCTTTTAAATTAGCGGCATAAGATTCTTTATTTCTGTTTATAGTATGAAATAGCAAACTGCTTTCATCAACAAAAAGATCTTTAATACTTAATTGACGACAAGCTTCTCCTTTTACAGGACGCTCAATTTTAATCACACGAGCGCCCAAATCGGCTAATTTTAATCCTGCCGATGGTCCTGCTAAAAACTGGGCAAACTCTAATACTAACAAACCTTCTAATGGTTTCACTTTATTAAAATATTAATGTGTTAGTGATTCTCTATAAATTTCATTCATTTTATCTACAGCGCTTTCAACCGCTACTTTTCCGGTAACCGCATCGTGAATTACCGGACTGGCTTCATCCTGAAAATGCATATAGCCATAATACTGCGGACGCATAGTAGCTTCATCTAAAGTTTGTAAAGTATCTTTAAAAAAGTCTTTACACTGTGCATTTACATCTTCATTTAACCATGATTTTCTATGTCCTGGTTGTCCACCAAATTCAAAATAAAGTCCTGACTGTATTTTCTCTGATGCTAAAAATTCAGCATATTTCATAGCGGCTTCAGCATGTTTCGTTGTTGCCGATACGGCTATACCTGCTCCTCCTAAAGTAGACCGTAACCTTTTTCCATTAAAGGTAACTAACCCTCCTGCCTTTAGGTTATGCTCTGCATAATTCTTTTTTGAATAATTCGAATACCCGTAATTAAATGGACTATAAACAATCTCATTGGTTTGCGTCATGTGTTCTGCCATTTTAATAGGATTCATTTCCAAACAATATGCAGGAATCAAACTAACTAAATCTCTGTACATCTTAATGGCTTCAATCATAATCT includes the following:
- a CDS encoding MaoC/PaaZ C-terminal domain-containing protein, with the protein product MYFKSTFFEDYQLNDKRITLGRTITETDFVVHAGHTGDFFPHHMDEEWCRTQPFGQRIAHGTMIFSIGIGLTASEINPEAFSKGYDRMRFVKPVHIGDTIHSEVTISDKGDSKHPNMGTVTEHVEIINQKGEVVLVCDHLLLVKKKS
- a CDS encoding Gfo/Idh/MocA family protein: MNVTYKPLLPETEQPIVIIGASGIVKDAHLPAYKMAGFKVFGITNRTISKAHTMAEDHGIEHVFDTVADCVKHAPKNAVYDITVLPDQYVEILEQLPDGAAVLIQKPMGNDYKQAKEIVEVCERKKLVAAINFQLRFASFVSAARSIIDQGLIGDLYDLEFKITVQTPWELFPVIKQHPRLEILFHSVHYIDCIRSFLGEPKRVMARTWKHPLKDLSSCRSTIILDYGDTMSVKINTDHDHDFGTDHQESYIKWEGTKGAIKAKMGLLKNYPDGLPDEFHYIITEERNPNEWKTLDLEGSWFPEAFVGTMSNLMRFKEGSDDVLHTSVQDVLGTMKVVEACYQSNNEGGVPLNQID
- a CDS encoding extracellular solute-binding protein, yielding MDKIRIAVRKFEPFETTLQKLWDRFCKSRNIKIEAEMIPLELHDLYDETLTKNGLQNGSWDIAHLNTDWIFDAVNAGAVENLSAFIKEQAPDNFPEGWHESLLHLQQINEGVYGLPFHDGPECLIFRRDLFQNEAEQKEFKKQYGYDLKPPKTWHQFVQMAQFFNRPEENLYGCVFANYPDGHNMVFDFCLQLWTRGGALVGDENKININQPEAIKALDFYRAIVNNETTTHPKSKEFGSVEAGMAFAKGEAAMAINWFGFASMCEVIKESKVKGKVDITELPHDSNYSSASLNVYWLYTIGTGSNNKKLAYDFLRFATSVESDKLLTNEGGIGCRKSTWNDSDINKIIPYYHKLGMLHENALTLPQTPIWPKVAELIDQMVLKAINENTASKLLLEETQKKINEITKE
- a CDS encoding CaiB/BaiF CoA transferase family protein; translated protein: MKPLEDYLIIDFSQFLSGPSASLRLADMGARVIKVEKPLTGDICRSMYTSDLIMNGESSIFHTINRNKESFAADLKHPEDLNHIKTLITKADVVMHNFRPGVMERIGLSYDDVKVLNPNVVYAEISGYGLHPELVGNPGQDLLLQSLTALTWLTGNADDGPVPMGLSIVDMLAGAHLAQGILAALYKKAIQNTGALVQVSMLESAIDFQFETITTYFNDGGELPERTKSNNAHAYLGAPYGIYKTKNGYLALAMGSIPVLAELLSCEALLQFPENKFSLRDEIKTVLANHLETQNTSYWLNILEPADIWCAGVLNYQELFEEDGFKVLDFVQKVTMGDGYSYDTTRCPIKIDGELLKSDKGSPKLGEHTDKILKEFIGNG
- a CDS encoding CaiB/BaiF CoA transferase family protein is translated as MKPLEGLLVLEFAQFLAGPSAGLKLADLGARVIKIERPVKGEACRQLSIKDLFVDESSLLFHTINRNKESYAANLKDSEDLEQVKKLIAKSDIITHNFRPGVMDKIGLTFQDVLAINPKIIYGVITGYGDKGPWANKPGQDLLVQSLSGLTWLSGKSMQGPVPFGLAVADLMCGNHFVQGILAALLKRAKTGKGVLVEVSLLESILDVQFEALTIFLNNGGVLADRGNVRGSAHAFLSAPYGIYETQDGYLALAMGDLNFMAKVLDVDLGEYAEKKTWFKERAAIREILSEKIITKDSGYWIEILRSNGLWCEKVLDYNQLNNKAFMGELKLKQEVKNAEGETLITTRSPIQIDGHIFTSAKAAPKVGEDNEAICNQFLNN
- a CDS encoding ABC transporter substrate-binding protein; the encoded protein is MINLKGIAWNHTRGFTSVVATAQRFEELYPDVRITWEKRSLQAFADAPLDVLTSEYDLLIMDNPHVSIAARDQVLLPFDDYLSQEFLKELADNSVGKSNASYNVDGKQWTLATDAATPIATWREDLMLKKGLDVPKTYEQLIELAKTGVVGFASIPIDTLMHHYMFCIALGANVFESKTEAAPRQIMIEAIKMYRDLVSLIPAYCLEMNPIKMAEHMTQTNEIVYSPFNYGYSNYSKKNYAEHNLKAGGLVTFNGKRLRSTLGGAGIAVSATTKHAEAAMKYAEFLASEKIQSGLYFEFGGQPGHRKSWLNEDVNAQCKDFFKDTLQTLDEATMRPQYYGYMHFQDEASPVIHDAVTGKVAVESAVDKMNEIYRESLTH